Below is a genomic region from Alosa sapidissima isolate fAloSap1 chromosome 19, fAloSap1.pri, whole genome shotgun sequence.
TATAAACAAGATTGGTTGGATGctatgtagcctatgtaaagCAAGCACGCATAGGCTGGACCACAGGTGCTATGTGGGTTGCCTCCGAATGATGTGTGATGAATTAGACTGAACTTGAATGACATAAATGGCAAAAAATGTGTCCGTCGTAGTAACTGACCgtaaaacataattttctatTGGTTGTTTTTCCAGCTCCTGCTTATGTAATTgcacagagggagaaaggacATGCATAATCAGAAAGCgtaaaatatagcctacatgcaggCCTATGCTCAAGATGTGGATAGATTTTATCATTAATAAGATCTGGACCGGCCATTACACATCAGTCTGTTCTTTCCTCATCCACGTGTCCCAGTGCATCATAGGCGACTCTATTAATCCCTCTCTTATGTTCTGTCCACCGCAATTTCCACTCAGGAAACCATGGTTGATCCTCTGGAACCAGAAGATCCCTGTAAGACCAGTGACCCACACATTGCGACCCCCTCTGCCGAGGCTGATGTTCCCAGAATTCCAGAAGAGAATGGCTCGGCGGTCCCAGGATCATCGAAGAGCGACTCAGGCCCAGCCACTCCGTCCCTGCCGGAGCCAGAAACTGGTCCAGAGGAGAACCAGCAGCCGAGCGCAGAGCCGGAGACGAAGCTACACCTGGACCTCTTTAACTTTGACTCACCGGTGGCGGAGGGGAGCCGTTACGTGCTGACAAGCCCTCACTCGCTGGAGGCGTGTGCGCGGTGTGGGGTCAAGCCCGTGGAGCTTCTGGCTCGACCGCTGTCCGACTTTGCCCGCGAGGCACCGGGACGCTCCATGCGTGTGGCCACTGGGATGTTTGAGGTGTACGAGAAGGAGCGGCACGCAAAACTTCGGCAGTGCAGGGAGGAACGAGAGCGAATCatcagggaggagaagagacgcATCTTGCAGGCAACTctaaacagcagcagcagcaacacggACAAGAAGCCTGAGAGCACAGTCAACGGCACTCAGTCTGCTAAAAGCAACTCTTTAAGCTCCAACACAACCCCCCAAAATTCCATTGCGAATTCTGGAATGCCATCCACGAACACCCCAGTCAGTTCAGGACTGACATCCAAAACACCTCTGTCAGGCTCAGGTCAGTTGGATAAAACAATCCCCTCCAGTTCAAGCTCATCCAGTAAATCTTTTACAACATGCTCCGATCAGTCCACAAAACTTAGCCCAAAGATCACCATGTCTGCCTCGAAAGGCCTAAACCCTGCTAAGCCAAACAAGCCCATCTCTAAAGCTGAGCCCACTGTAAAAGCAAGTGCTGTGTCTGGTGGAAAAACACAGCAGTCATCTACAGGCGTGGTCTCCAAAAAGACCTCTGGTAGCACACCCAAGTCTTCAAACACTTTTCCAAGGTCAACTCCCAAACCTACCTCCTTGCCTAGAACATCATCTCTGGCGCCCGTTGTCTCAAAGTCTGCAGCACAAAGCCCAGCTGCTAATGGCACGTGTGGTGGTCCCTTCACCCAGCACAATGGACACCACCTATCTCGATCTAAAGGACCTGGTAGAAGCCACTCCCTGGAATCCTTGCAGAGAAGACGAGAGGCAGTGTGCAACTCTACCACTGCCACCACTATCACCACAACCACGTGCGGCTCGTCAGAGTCAGGAGCCTCTTCCTCATACAGCTGGGACAGCCCACGGGATCACTGGGGCAAGTCCTCCAGCCCTCGAGCACGTACGCTAGCCACCTTCAACTCCCTGATGGGCCGCAGCTTGAGCCTAGGAGACCTGAGCCACTCTCCCCAGACCACCCAGAAGGTGGAGCGCATCGTCAAGGAGGTGAAGCGCAGGGGCTTGAAAGCGGTGCCCGAGCGCGACCGCAAGATCGCTGCGCTGATGCTCGCCAGGTACCAGGAGGAGGACATCATGAGCCAGACGCGGTACGTGGCTCACCTGCAGTGGGACAGCGAGCGGCGCCTGGACGAGTTGAGACGCGAGCGCGAGGAGCGGGAGAAGCAGCGTGCCATGCTGCAGTGCCAGCGGGCGTGGCAGTCCCAGGTGTCAACGCGCCAGCGGCGCCTCAGCCAGCAGGAGCGCGACGCGGCCGCCGCCAAGCTTCGGCTGGCGGAGGAGAGCGAGGAGCGCTGGCGCGAGCAGGCTGAGCAGCAGGAGCGCACCCGGCTCCAGCGGCTACAGCAGGTGGCGCGCGAGGAGAAGCAGAAGAAGGCGCTGCAGGAGCAGAACCTGCGCGCTCTGGAGGAGGAGCGTGCCGCCATTTTGGAGCAGGAGCAGCTCCTGCTCAAGGAGAAGCTAACCATCGCTGAGCTCAAGAGGCAGGAGCGCGAGCACCAGGTGCAGGAAGAGCGGCGGGGCCTGAACCGCGCCGAACGGCGGCGGCATGCCGCCCTCATCCAGGAGATCGCCCGgcgcgaggaggaggagcgcgAGGAGGCCCGCCGGCAGGCTGAGGAGAAGCTGAGCCGCTCGCTGGAGAACTACGAGCAGATGGTGGAGAGGCGCGAGAGGGAGCTGAAGGAGAAGGCGAAGCGCGAGGAGCAGCAGATCCAGAAGGCGCGGAGGGCCGCCGAGCGGAAGGAGCGGCAGCAGAAACAGCAGCTGCAGGCGCGCGTGCGCGAGACGGAGAAGCGGGCACAGCAGGCGGCCCTGGTGGCGGAGGAGCGGGTGAAGGAGAAGGCTCAGCGCGCCGTCCAGACCCGCCAGGAAAAAGAGAAGCTCCAGAGACTGAACCGCCagcgggtggaggaggaggagcggcaGAGGCGCCTGGAACTCCTGCAGTCCATCGAGAGGAAGCTGGAGAAGAGCGAGCAGATCTTTAAAGAGAAGCGTGCCATCCTGGAAAGCGCTCGATCAGTGGCACGAGCCTCGTTTCACGTGCGGGACAAAGTGCGGGAGGAAACCAATATGCGCACATTTGACAAAATGGCCCTGGAGGCCCAATTCAAAGCCAGTCTGGatgaaaaatgtgaaaagtgaACAACCCTGCAGTCAAACATTGACTTTCCACTGCTCTGTTGCTGGAAGTGGTCTTATTGTAGCTCAAGCCTTCATGCAAGCCTCATCATCGCCAAACCTTTGCTGGACATGTCCTAAGAGATCACAattcatgtatttattttccACCAGTGGGATATCTTCATCTTGTAAAAAGACAAATGTATTCCCCTATTTTTGATGGATTTGGCTGGTTGCTGTTTAGAGGACTGACTCATTTGTTCGTCACTGGATTTGTTTGGGAAAAggactattttttttctttttcctttaaaGCTCGGCATAAAGCCACTGCTCAACTTGGAGACGtgctgaaaataaaaaagaggaTTGTTGACTTGGAAACCAGACACCATGACAACCGAACTGGCTTTTGATTAAAGCTTGTGTTCCTGTGTCAGTAAAGgcaggacggggggggggggggggggggtcttaaagtaaaaaaaacaaaacaaaacaaaacaagggtTCAGACTGAGAGCCTATGTAACAGTGATGTTGTAAACAGCTGACAAGGCAGCCTTTGAAAGTGACATCGCAAGGAGTCCTATCAGCACTATGGAGCTGCTGAGATAGCATTGCCCATGCGGTTCAGAGTGCTGGATGTCTCAACAgcaacacatcacatcacagacAGCCCCCTGCTTCAGCTGGGTATGTACTCATGGTAGTTATCATTTTAGATCtgcttttaccactgtctttttCCCCCACTGAAAATAGAGATGCATGTACGCACATTGTGAATGaatgacaaacacaaacatttctGGCTACAACTTTATATACAAGACCAGAAGCTTTTTTTCTTTACTCCATGTAAGTACATCAAACAGATGAGCAGCTGATACTGTCTAACATCACAACCCCCCACCTCACCCATATATAAACCCCTCAGCACTCTCACTGTGATAGCCAACTGGCATTTATCGAAAGACAGGATGGATGCAAATCCTCAAATCTCCAGATTAAATGGAAAAAGAGGGAAGGAAAAAAACAGTCTgtgggtgtgttggtgtgtatgtgtggcaggGTTGTGCTTTCTCATGTCACAGTTGCCATGGTAATAAGGGACGAGgatggtgctgtgtgtgagccAGGGAATGTGGAGGCTgccagaggaagggggggggggggggcacagtcaGGGGTTTCTGTGGACCTCGCACTGTAACAGTAATGGTGGGGTTCGTTTTCACGGCAACAAGAAACTGCCATCTCATCCTGCACGCCTGCTTGCTGAGGCACTCACTATATGGCGGCGTAACCTAGACCGATTCCTGATGAGGGAGACATGGCGGTGCTATCTGCACATTCCTGGACATTAGACCACGACCCAGGGTTGGTTTAGCATGCACCGTGCCAACTCATGCATCCATCTGTGCTCAGGTTTTTTATGGCCAGTGATTagaccaggacacacacacacacacacacacacacacacacagagagggagagagagagagagagtgagttggAATAAAAATATCCAACAGACTAAACACACATTTGAGCCCAGCCGAATTATTTTTGCTTAAGCCCAGTAATGCTGGTGGCTGGTTGTGCGTGGGGATTATTACACAACACTTTCTATCAGACAGGACAGGTAAAGCAAGGTTAGTGTTTGTGCAAACTGTCCTGAATTACAGCCAGGAATCAATTCAAGTGTCAAGAGCACTGTTTTCGTCTAGTTGGCTGGGCTAGCTCATGCACTGATGATTGCACATAAACTGTGAGCCCCTTATGACTGAAtcatccattctctctctctctctctctctctctctctctctctcccctgcagaTACAAGACAACAGGTGGCACAGATGACCATCCACTGATCCCAGAAAGTCCTCCCTGATTAATATTCTCACTGAACAACGCTCTTGTTTTTCAGTAATCAAGTACAGAGTGGTTTAGACTAAAGCTTTAATAACACTTAGAGAAAAAGTTAATCAGTACAATGACAATAGAAATCACCACACCGTCATACCTTCAGTTTAATCTTTAACACTAAGAGTTTTCAACAGGAGAATATTGTAAAATCCATACTGATTTCGCCATAAAATTGACCATCTACCAGGCCCTTAGCAACATATTAGAGAACAGGGAAAGTTCACAACCAAGAATATGCAGGGTAAGCTGCCATTTCAGTCAGCACCGACACTTAAATGCAATTTTGTAGAACATGCTGAACAGTATATTAATATACAGTGCCGAACAAAATAAAGAGACTTGTCTTTCATGAGGTAATGTTGTGTCTGTCTGGTGTCTATAAGGAGAAGTCACTCAAAACAATTAAATCATAGGTCTCCAAATAGGATTTTTGTTATAAAGCTAGATATTTTTGTACAGCTTTGATGTCTCCATGACTTCAATCCACATTCTGAATCAAGCAGGGTTCTAGAAAAATAAATGAGAATTATTTCAGAGACTGTTATTTGACAGTCTAGTTGTTTTGAGCATCGGGTGCTTTCAagattatttgttttaatttgaAAAGGTAAAcaattaatacaaatatttctAAGGGTCAAAAATGAATATATCTCCCCGTCATTGTGGAATTCACTGTGCATTATAGCCACTATATCTTAATCCAGATCCATAGTTCAGTTGTTAGCTATCACATTCTATTGAATATATTCCTTACATTCTTGGATCTGATGGATAGAGGGAGTCTAGCCATACCACTCAAATCAAACCACACCAGTCATCACCAGAGTCAAGTATCAGTGGAGATAAGCCACTGTTtatctccctgcctctctctctctctctctctctctctttctgtctcctccTATGAGTGAGTCCTCAGATTTAAGAGTCTTGGCGAGCTATGATCTGGTAGACCTTCTGTCTGAAGCAGCTGTCGGAGGTGAGTCGGCGGGCAGTCTCTCGCAGGTCCTCCATACTTGGGCTCTGGTCCGATGAATGGACAAATGACTGGGAGTGCTTCACTACAGACCACACATAGAAAAGACGGAAAGGAAATGTATCAATATTTTTTCACAAGATTAATAAACCAATCTAGGAGTACACATTTATCTAATCTGATGTAGCGGGATTCCTGGAAAAAGTCTACTTATGTGAAAGATTCCCTTAGAGATTTTTAAATGAATTTTTAATCCACGACTTTTGATAATCATATCGCTGAGGATGCAGCTTTCAGTGCAATGGTTTTACTACAAGCTGAAAGAGCCTTTATAAAACAACTGTGGTAAATATGGTTTTGATACTTGCCATCTGACAAGCCTGGAGGCCACAGCTGCACATTTGACACACATTAAGTATGGCCATTGCCAAGGAGTGTAAAGCCTAATATCTGTGCAAAGCAGTCACCCATGAAGAGTCTGGCCTttatacacatacaaaaacacatattTACAGACATGTAAATGCCAAACAAAAGGTGATAAATTGTTATTTTTTCATTTCTGTATTTTAGTGACTACGAGATTGCTCACTGTGAATGAATGCATGTTTGTGACCATGTGAATGCATGAGTGCATCTGGATAGGCCTTCGGGTGTGTTTTCATGCCAGTGCAGTTTGTAAGAATTTGCGTGTAGGGTgagcctgtgcatgtgtgtatgcaaatatctgagtgtgtttgtgtgtatgaatttgtgtatgtgtgtgagtgtgtgtgggtgtatgtgtgtgcgtgtgtgagagagaattgttttatgtgtgtgagtgtgtttgcgtgtgtttgtgtttgtgtgtgtgtgtatgtgtgtgtgtttcctgatgAATCAGATGTTGACTCACGCCAGTGTTGTCTGGAGGCTCTCCTCTGCACACGACAGCTCTTGATGCGgcgagcagcagctctgtggagatACACTGCGTTCTTCATGATGGACGGCAGCTTGGCCTCTATTTCTGCTGCACAGATGCACTCCTCAAAAAACTCTGAAAGTAAATGACCAACACACACTTTTTACTTACAGTAACAATATAACCTAGTGTAATATAAAGCATAGGGTACATTCATTTATAACACTGGATTCAAATTATATGTCTTAAATGCACATAACATCCTAGTcatatatacaaatattaatGGACAAACTATGGACACTCTGATGATCGCACATAAAACTGGACCTTCAGCCATATCCTGTCCCCCCATAGCTCAATATAACTGCATGGCTACTGCAACACATTAAGTTCTTAAAATAGCCCAGCATCTACTATATAATTATTAATGCCTCAGGGACACTCAGCATCAGCCATAACCTCGAATTAGAAACAAGAGCAGTGGGATGCCTTTGTTAAGTGTATGTATACAGTAGGAggatgcgtgtgcgtgcatgtgtgtgtctgtgtgtgtgtgtgtgtgtgtgtgtgtgtgtttgtgcatgtgtctgtgtgtgtgcacatgtgtgtgtatgtgtgtgtgtgtgtgcatatgtgtgtttgtgcatgtgtctgtgtgtgtgcatatgtgtgtgtgtgtgtgtgtgtgtgtgtgtgtgcatatgtgtgtttgtgcatgtgtgcatatgtgtgtgtgcgtgtgtgcatatgtgtgtgtttgtgtgtgtgtgtgtgtgcatgtgtgtttgtgcgtgtgtgtgagcataaaAGAGTGCACTGGAGCGTGGCGGTTCCTGGTTGGGCTTTACTCACTCTTCAGATGGCTGACATCTCCTCGCATCCTCTCGTTGCGCTCGTGCGTGGCCTCCAGGGAGCCCAGGCCCTGCTCCAGCCTCTGCAGCGCCTCCTCGGCCAGCTTCAGCCTGCTCTCCAGCTCCACGCGAGACTCGATCTCCACCTGAGCTCCACCAAAACAGAGGCAAACAGAGGGAGGAGTAGTGAGGGAGGTAGTGCACCGGTTCCACATCTACTCCACTGCTTACATTGACTTCATTAGGGATCAACTCGAGGGCAAAAGGAAAATGAGTCCCGTGCTAAATCATGGATCTTCTTTTTGCTATTTAATTCCTTGCTGAAGTCTATTTGTAGGACTGGTAAAATCTGTTGTAGGCAAAAGCAGAATACCTCATCATAAGAACTGTTGTACTTCACTGAACTAACATTACCAAAAATGGACCTACAAGCAAAATGGATCAAACCTCCCGTAGGCTAAATGAGTCTGATGTTTGTGGCTGTTATTTTGGTCCTTGTGGTTTGTGCAGCGTTTGTTTAACAGGTTTAGGTTGTTCAGTGTGCAGTACAGTATAGTTGTACAGTTAAATGTTGTAGAGTTTCACCTTCAGCTCGGCCTCTGTCTGCTGCTTGTCTGCAGTGAGCTGCGCCAAAGACTGCTGCAGTGTCCGCGCCTGAGTCGAGTAGTACTCGCTTTCCTCCTGCAGCACTGAGGCACGTTGCTCGTTCTCCTTTAGCCTGCAGGGGGCAGCAGATATCAGtcatacgcacacaaacaacatgCACGAAGAGGAAAAGATTATTATAGCCTTCGTATAAAGTGGCTGATTCCACAGCCTTTTTCAGTTTGTTCAATATATTCCAACAGTACCACATGGCATAATGATTGTAAGATGCCAGCTGTTTAGTCTTAAAGCAAGGTAATGTCAACAGAGATTAATTATCAAGCACAAAATGGGAAAGACTTCAAcaatagatgttttttttttttttaacttcatCATGGAAAAATGTAACTGCTCAAATAGGATTTTCAAAATATAAATGCCTTACTCTTTATAATACAGTGCTATTTCAGTAAGAGCTGGTTTATCCATTGTCTGGAGTTTAACTGATGCTATATAGTTGCTGTTATATAAagctggggcagccgtggcccactagttagcactctggacttgtaaccggagggttgccggttcgagccccgaccagtgggctgcggctgaagtgtcctagagcaaggcacctaacccctcactgctccccgagcgctgccattgtagcaggcagctcactgcgccgggattagtgtgtgcttcacctcactgtgtgttcactatgtgctgtttgtgtttcactaattcactgattgggttaaatgcagagaccaaatttccctcacgggatcaaaaaagtatatatacttatactatactatacttataggGACCTAGACAAAGAGTTGATAAGCTGCCCTGTAATATGGCTGGGCCCAACTCGCTCCCAGAGGTCATTCATATAACCCCATCAATTCAACCAGTGCTTCTCAATGCTCGCTGGTGTCTAGTCGATGAGTATGCATGCTTTAGAATCAATGTCCATTTCCACTTTAGTACTCCCCATTGCTAAACTCCATTAGCACTTAGTCAGCCCCAGGACACACTACAGTACATCCCTGCATGCCAACACATCATCATGTGACTCGCATAGATCTATAGAATATCTCTGCAGAATCTGTGTCCATTATACAATATAACATGCACAAGATTGTAATACACAAATGCATTTTCAGTACAAAGTACAGTGTGCAGATATTAAGCACAATGATCTAATCTGACTACAAACTTAAAGCACAATGATTTAATCTGACTACAAACTTAAAAACAGATCAATAACTTCTCACAAGGTTAGAATATGTTCTTTTTGTTCCCTCAGAGCCAATCACCTGTCCTCTGCTTGCTCCTTCTCTTTCTGCAGGCTTTTCATCTGCTCCTCGATCAGGCACAGGTTGGCCTGGAGCTGGCTTGTGTGTTCGGGGAGCCCTCCCGTGTCCTCCCCCCCAGGCTCTGGTGAGGCGTTCTGGGCCTCATTTTCTGGCTTcccccctttctcctcctctccagcctCTTGCTTCTGCAGGAGCTCCAGAGTGCGCTGTTTCTCCAGGGACAGTTCCTGAGGGACATACAGGGTTATTTCACAgtaccttttaaactattctttaaCTATTGCCCATTTATAATTTCATTCACTATTAATCTTTGCTTTTGTTAaagtaaagcacattgaatgacccctgtgtataaatgtgctatataataaacttgacttgacttgacagggATTTATGCTCCTCGTCATAACCCCCAGTTGTTTGCTGTGTAGtgttataaataaaaaatgagtAGCCACCCTCATTAGAGTAGACCTTAGTCAGCACCTCTGTTTGGGTGTGCATTccttcacaacacacaacactgcacaacacaacacaatacaacacaacactttGTTGTGAcactattgtctttgttagtgtatgtgtcagtgacaatgtcttatatgtggagcgctttgggttgtactctgtgcatgttaaatgctctatacaaataaatctgacttgacttgacttgacaacacaacactgcactgcacagcacatcacaacacaacacaacctgAACCCACAGACCCAGACGATATGGTTCCCCTGTTACTCTACCTCAAGGGACTGTTGCAGGAGAGTGCTCAGACTATGGAGTTCTTCCTTCTCACTCTCTACTCCCTTCAGGGACTGTGCTGTTCCATCCAAGTCCCTGCCAACACATGGCAAAATAAGGTGCCAGCATCAAGCAAAGGTAAAACCTACTTTATGAGGTTGTGGGCTTACTGATAATTATGGACATGATGCATATATGTTGGTGACACAGGAGACAGTCAGAGACTGTCCCGGAAAACTGTTTTCATTCCCAGGTTTTTAATACAAAGTTACAAAATACATTATGTGGTCACATCAtacataattaataataataataataataataataataataataata
It encodes:
- the ccdc177 gene encoding coiled-coil domain-containing protein 177, with amino-acid sequence MVDPLEPEDPCKTSDPHIATPSAEADVPRIPEENGSAVPGSSKSDSGPATPSLPEPETGPEENQQPSAEPETKLHLDLFNFDSPVAEGSRYVLTSPHSLEACARCGVKPVELLARPLSDFAREAPGRSMRVATGMFEVYEKERHAKLRQCREERERIIREEKRRILQATLNSSSSNTDKKPESTVNGTQSAKSNSLSSNTTPQNSIANSGMPSTNTPVSSGLTSKTPLSGSGQLDKTIPSSSSSSSKSFTTCSDQSTKLSPKITMSASKGLNPAKPNKPISKAEPTVKASAVSGGKTQQSSTGVVSKKTSGSTPKSSNTFPRSTPKPTSLPRTSSLAPVVSKSAAQSPAANGTCGGPFTQHNGHHLSRSKGPGRSHSLESLQRRREAVCNSTTATTITTTTCGSSESGASSSYSWDSPRDHWGKSSSPRARTLATFNSLMGRSLSLGDLSHSPQTTQKVERIVKEVKRRGLKAVPERDRKIAALMLARYQEEDIMSQTRYVAHLQWDSERRLDELRREREEREKQRAMLQCQRAWQSQVSTRQRRLSQQERDAAAAKLRLAEESEERWREQAEQQERTRLQRLQQVAREEKQKKALQEQNLRALEEERAAILEQEQLLLKEKLTIAELKRQEREHQVQEERRGLNRAERRRHAALIQEIARREEEEREEARRQAEEKLSRSLENYEQMVERRERELKEKAKREEQQIQKARRAAERKERQQKQQLQARVRETEKRAQQAALVAEERVKEKAQRAVQTRQEKEKLQRLNRQRVEEEERQRRLELLQSIERKLEKSEQIFKEKRAILESARSVARASFHVRDKVREETNMRTFDKMALEAQFKASLDEKCEK
- the plekhd1 gene encoding pleckstrin homology domain-containing family D member 1 isoform X2, yielding MFSSSSKASLASPWSSMEQTDTDVLDISTKVQLYGVLWKRPFGRPSAKWSRRFFMIKDSFLLYYAENEKRNFETNKYFNIHPKGVIPLGGCVVTGREDQGMPFALVINHEDFTGNIVLAAESEAEQNQWLEMLQESGKVTWKNAQLGEAMIESLEAQGLQLAKEKQEYLDKLMEETEELSLQREQKEELERLNQVLEEEKQKFEEVVLELRAEQEQIKLDLDGTAQSLKGVESEKEELHSLSTLLQQSLEELSLEKQRTLELLQKQEAGEEEKGGKPENEAQNASPEPGGEDTGGLPEHTSQLQANLCLIEEQMKSLQKEKEQAEDRLKENEQRASVLQEESEYYSTQARTLQQSLAQLTADKQQTEAELKVEIESRVELESRLKLAEEALQRLEQGLGSLEATHERNERMRGDVSHLKKFFEECICAAEIEAKLPSIMKNAVYLHRAAARRIKSCRVQRRASRQHWLKHSQSFVHSSDQSPSMEDLRETARRLTSDSCFRQKNPA
- the plekhd1 gene encoding pleckstrin homology domain-containing family D member 1 isoform X1, producing MFSSSSKASLASPWSSMEQTDTDVLDISTKVQLYGVLWKRPFGRPSAKWSRRFFMIKDSFLLYYAENEKRNFETNKYFNIHPKGVIPLGGCVVTGREDQGMPFALVINHEDFTGNIVLAAESEAEQNQWLEMLQESGKVTWKNAQLGEAMIESLEAQGLQLAKEKQEYLDKLMEETEELSLQREQKEELERLNQVLEEEKQKFEEVVLELRAEQEQIKLDLDGTAQSLKGVESEKEELHSLSTLLQQSLEELSLEKQRTLELLQKQEAGEEEKGGKPENEAQNASPEPGGEDTGGLPEHTSQLQANLCLIEEQMKSLQKEKEQAEDRLKENEQRASVLQEESEYYSTQARTLQQSLAQLTADKQQTEAELKVEIESRVELESRLKLAEEALQRLEQGLGSLEATHERNERMRGDVSHLKKFFEECICAAEIEAKLPSIMKNAVYLHRAAARRIKSCRVQRRASRQHWLKHSQSFVHSSDQSPSMEDLRETARRLTSDSCFRQKVYQIIARQDS